The genomic interval CCGCCTGTTCCTTTCCGAGGACTTGTTTCCGATTTTCGAACGCCGCTTCCGATTCCGGTTGGCTTGCCCGAAAGCCCCGCGAGGGCCAGTTTGAGGGCACGACGTCCGATCCCGAGGCCGCGACGGCCTGCAAGACCATCACGAAGGACCTGACCCCATGAGCAAGAAACCGCATATCGCCATCATCATCGGCTCGACCCGCGCCGCGCGCTTTGCCGACAAGCCCGCCGCCTGGCTGCTGGAAAACGCGCAAAAGCGCGAGGACATGAGCTTCGAGCTGGTGGACCTGCGCGATTACGACCTGCCGCTGTTCGACGAGGTCGCCTCGAACCTCTGGGTGCCGTCGCAGGACCCGCGGGCGGTGAAATGGCAGCAGAAGCTGGCCGGGTTCGACGGCTATGTCTTCCTGACCTCGGAATACAACCATTCGGTCAGCGGTTCGCTGAAGAACGCGCTGGACCAGGCCTACAAGGAGTGGAACCACAAGCCGGCGGCGGCCATGGGCTATGGCGGCGTCGGCGCCGCCCGCGCCATCGAGCACCTGCGCGGCATCGCCGTCGAATTGCAGATGGTGCCGCTGCGCAATGCCGTGCATCTGGGCGGCGGCGATTTCTTCAAGGTCTCGCCGCTGGGCGCCAATGGCGAGATGGCCGAGGTCGAGGCGAACCTGCTGCCGGCGCTGAACGCCATGCTGGACGAATTGCGCTGGTGGGCCGAGGCGACCATGGCGCAGCGCGCCAGGACCGCCTGAAGCAAGCAGCTCAGCCGGCAGGACGGGGCGGTCATTTCGACCGCCCCTTTTTCTTGCTGGCCGTGTTCAGCGCCACGGCGGCGCGGATCAGCGCCTTCAGCGCCCCGGCGTCGATCCGGTCGCCCTCGTGCAGGTCGATGGCGCGGCGGGTATTGCCCTCCAGGCTGGCGTTGAACAG from Paracoccus sp. MA carries:
- a CDS encoding NADPH-dependent FMN reductase, which produces MSKKPHIAIIIGSTRAARFADKPAAWLLENAQKREDMSFELVDLRDYDLPLFDEVASNLWVPSQDPRAVKWQQKLAGFDGYVFLTSEYNHSVSGSLKNALDQAYKEWNHKPAAAMGYGGVGAARAIEHLRGIAVELQMVPLRNAVHLGGGDFFKVSPLGANGEMAEVEANLLPALNAMLDELRWWAEATMAQRARTA